A window from Citrus sinensis cultivar Valencia sweet orange chromosome 5, DVS_A1.0, whole genome shotgun sequence encodes these proteins:
- the LOC102624569 gene encoding cytochrome P450 CYP82D47-like: protein MDTHLPFTTTVVITAFFTFLLLVYSLLWLSRRHRNSTDKKTVPEPGGAWPLIGHLHLLGGQKPAAHVTLGSIADKHGPIFMIKLGMHRALIVSNWEIAKECFTTNDKVFCNRIKALAPEILGYNYAMFGFSPYGPYWRQIRKIATLEILSNHRLEMLKHVRESEVRTSMKELYDEWMKLRGDSGKALVEMKERFNALTFNIATRMVVGKRLVRGGTTNHQEIDEENNRCRKAIRKLMELTGAFAIADSVPFLRWLDLDGIEKSMKRTAKELDQILEGWLEEHKQKSISSDDQVVKDENDFMDVMLSALADAEELPSFDADTITKATCLALILGGTDTTTFTLTWALTLTLNHLDVLKKVQNELDTHIGRERQVIESDIKNLVYLQAIVKETLRLCPAAPISIPHESMEDCTIAGYHVPAGTRLFVNIAKIHRDPNIWEEPNEFRPERFLTTHKDIDVRGQNFELIPFGSGRRGCPGISFALQVLLLTLASLLHGFEFATPGPGDTEPLDLSEGVGLTNLKATPLQVLLTPRLHAPLFE from the exons ATGGACACTCATCTTCCTTTCACAACTACTGTTGTTATTACTGCCTTTTTCACTTTCTTGTTGCTTGTTTATTCTCTATTATGGTTATCAAGAAGGCACAGAAACTCAACCGACAAGAAGACGGTGCCGGAGCCTGGTGGTGCATGGCCTTTGATTGGTCACCTCCATCTCTTAGGAGGCCAAAAACCAGCTGCACATGTAACCTTGGGAAGCATTGCCGACAAGCATGGTCCGATCTTCATGATCAAGCTGGGTATGCATAGAGCTTTGATTGTTAGCAACTGGGAGATTGCTAAAGAGTGCTTCACTACAAATGATAAAGTCTTTTGCAACCGCATAAAAGCTCTAGCACCAGAGATCTTGGGCTACAACTACGCCATGTTTGGCTTCAGCCCTTATGGTCCTTACTGGCGCCAAATCCGGAAGATTGCCACACTGGAGATTCTCTCAAATCACCGCCTGGAAATGCTCAAACACGTCCGAGAATCTGAGGTGAGAACGTCCATGAAAGAACTATACGATGAATGGATGAAGCTCAGAGGTGATTCTGGCAAGGCGTTGGTTGAGATGAAGGAAAGATTTAACGCACTGACCTTTAATATCGCCACAAGAATGGTTGTGGGGAAAAGACTTGTCCGAGGAGGTACAACAAATCATCAAGAGATTGATGAAGAGAATAATCGATGTCGAAAGgcaataagaaaattaatggaaTTAACCGGGGCTTTTGCAATTGCTGATTCCGTTCCATTTTTGAGGTGGTTAGATCTCGATGGAATTGAGAAGAGCATGAAGAGGACAGCGAAAGAGCTTGACCAAATTCTTGAAGGCTGGTTAGAAGAGCATAAGCAGAAGAGTATTTCAAGCGATGATCAGGTGGTCAAGGACGAGAACGACTTCATGGACGTGATGCTATCAGCTCTTGCCGACGCTGAAGAGCTTCCTAGTTTTGATGCCGATACAATCACCAAAGCTACGTGCCtg GCTCTTATATTGGGAGGAACAGACACCACCACATTTACATTGACATGGGCTCTCACTTTAACACTCAACCACCTTGACGTTTTGAAGAAGGTCCAAAACGAATTAGATACCCACATTGGTAGAGAAAGACAAGTGATTGAAtctgatattaaaaatttagtttatttacaAGCTATAGTAAAGGAAACTCTTCGTTTATGTCCTGCTGCGCCAATCTCTATACCACATGAATCCATGGAAGACTGCACCATAGCCGGCTACCATGTGCCTGCCGGCACACGTCTTTTTGTCAACATTGCAAAGATTCATCGAGATCCAAATATTTGGGAAGAGCCTAATGAGTTTCGACCAGAAAGATTTCTGACAACACATAAAGATATTGATGTTAGGGGACAAAACTTTGAATTGATACCCTTTGGCTCCGGAAGAAGAGGGTGCCCTGGAATCTCTTTTGCCCTTCAAGTGCTGCTACTAACACTCGCTAGTTTGTTGCATGGATTTGAATTTGCAACTCCAGGTCCGGGGGATACTGAACCACTCGATCTGAGTGAGGGAGTAGGGTTGACTAACCTAAAGGCCACTCCGCTTCAAGTCCTTCTCACTCCTCGACTTCATGCTccattatttgaataa
- the LOC107176044 gene encoding disease resistance RPP8-like protein 3 gives MENEPTALLFCSIFELPLYLKFCCFYLCVFYGNLETSTRQLYQLWMAEGFVAHNSEANAEEYLKELISRGLIKVGKRSAGGKIKTCSVPSSVWARLVVLAAKMKFVMVLDLGLVEELRTIKRFAVPKNLTKFVSLEHIDTYLHSLQNFALESDHSALLDCENICKKFKLLRVLNMGSLVLDQFPSGIENLFLLRCLKLDVPSLKSLPSSLCNLLNLQTLDMPSSYIDHTPEDIWNMHKLMHLNFGCITLPAPPENYCSSLKNLIFISALHPCSCTPDTLGRLPNVQTLKIYGDLSNYQSGLSKSLRELLKLESLKLVNKSKGWQLSQMVLSEYQFPPSLTQLSLSNTELKEDPMPTLEKLPHLLVLKLKQNSYSGRKLACVGSGGFPKLKILHLKSMFWLEEWTMGARAMTKLESLIINPCAYLKKLPEELWRIESFRKLELHWPQPELRKKLRAYEDMERRYDIQMYPYGI, from the coding sequence ATGGAGAATGAACCAACAGCTCTTCTGTTTTGTTCTATCTTCGAGTTACCTTTGTACttgaaattttgttgtttctaTTTGTGTGTCTTCTATGGAAACCTTGAGACATCAACCAGGCAATTGTATCAGCTATGGATGGCTGAAGGTTTCGTTGCACACAACAGTGAGGCAAATGCAGAGGAGTACTTGAAGGAACTGATCAGTCGTGGCTTAATTAAAGTGGGGAAGAGAAGTGCTGGaggtaaaattaaaacatgcTCCGTTCCTAGCAGTGTATGGGCACGATTAGTTGTTTTGGCcgcaaaaatgaaatttgtcaTGGTCCTTGATTTAGGTCTAGTAGAGGAATTGAGAACTAttaaacggttcgccgttccAAAAAATCTGACTAAATTCGTTTCTTTAGAGCATATTGACACATATCTCCATTCTTTGCAGAATTTTGCCTTAGAAAGCGATCATTCTGCCCTCTTAGATTGTGAGAATATTTGTAAAAAGTTTAAACTACTCAGGGTATTGAACATGGGTTCTCTAGTTCTTGACCAATTTCCATCCggaatagaaaatttattccTTTTGAGATGTTTGAAGCTGGATGTCCCTTCTCTCAAAAGCCTTCCTTCATCACTATGTAACCTTCTAAACCTTCAAACACTAGATATGCCATCCAGCTACATAGATCATACGCCAGAAGATATTTGGAACATGCATAAACTAATGCATCTAAACTTCGGTTGTATCACTCTCCCTGCGCCTCCAGAAAATTATTGCAGCTCTCTGAAAAATCTGATTTTCATATCAGCCTTACACCCTTGTAGCTGCACTCCAGATACATTGGGCAGACTACCTAATGTTCAAACTCTAAAAATATATGGAGATTTGAGTAACTACCAATCTGGGTTGTCTAAGAGCCTACGCGAACTACTCAAACTTGAAAGCTTGAAGCTGGTGAATAAAAGTAAGGGGTGGCAACTCTCACAAATGGTCCTGTCTGAATACCAATTTCCTCCAAGTCTGACCCAATTGAGCTTATCAAATACTGAACTCAAGGAGGATCCCATGCCGACACTGGAAAAGCTGCCACACCTTCTGGTGTTGAAACTGAAGCAGAACTCGTATTCAGGAAGAAAGCTGGCTTGTGTGGGCTCTGGTGGCTTTCCAAAGCTCAAGATTCTGCACCTGAAATCAATGTTTTGGCTAGAGGAGTGGACAATGGGGGCAAGAGCCATGACAAAACTTGAAAGCTTGATTATCAACCCTTGTGCTTACTTGAAAAAGCTACCTGAAGAGCTATGGCGCATAGAGAGCTTCCGCAAATTGGAATTGCATTGGCCTCAGCCGGAGTTGAGAAAAAAGCTAAGGGCTTATGAGGATATGGAGCGGCGTTATGACATCCAAATGTATCCTTATGGAATCTGA